The following is a genomic window from Lactococcus carnosus.
CTTTTTCTAACTTAGTCAGTCAACCAAGCTGTAACATCGATTTCAGGTGCATCATGCCACAATTTTTCAAGACGGTAAGTCAAGCGTGCATCATGTGTCATCACGTTGATCACGACATCAATCAAGTCAATCAAGACCCAACCATCTGCGCCAGCACCTTCAATACCATGAATGTCACCGCCATCTTTTTTGATTGCTTCTGCGATATTATCTACGATCGCATCGATTTGACGTGAATTCATACCTTCCATCACGACCAAAGTATCCATGACACCGCTCACTTCACGCATATCAAGGGCCACAATGTCAAGGGCTTTTTTATCATCAGCAGCTGTTACAACTGTTTGTAGTAGTAGTTCGTTTGTCATGCTTTTTATTATCTTTCTATTTTGCCAATATCAGCATTTTTTCTATTGTATCACTATGGATAGCAGCTAGTTGCCTGATATTAGAGTTGCCAATCACTAAATTATTAGTCATATCTGTTCGTTTAGTTTAACGCAATTTATCGACATAAGCGTTATACGTTAAAATTGTTTGTGGGTAAATCCTGACCTGCTGATGTGCAAGAAAAGTAACCGTATGGACTGTTTCATAAGCCACTGCTGCATCTAAATCTTCATAGGCAAGCACACGTGCTGCCTCAACACCTTCAAAGCGTCTACCAGCTTCTATATAGTCAGCGACATATAAAATTTTATCAAGTAAGCCCATCTGACTACTGCCGACTGTATGAATCTCAATCGCGCGTAACAATTCGGGATCAGTGATACCAAAGTCCTCCTGAATTTTATAGATACCAACGACACCATGCCAGACATTATTATGCCAGTTAAGTAAATCTGGATCAAGCTTGTATTTGTGAATCAGTGAGATAAAAACATCATCCGATGCTTCTTTAGCATAGTCATGTAGCAAACCAGCTAATTCAGCTTTTTCTACTGCTGCATATCCCCAGTGCACTGCTAGCTGCTTAGCAGCATCTGCCACCTGTTGCACATGTGCAAATCGCTTTGGCGATAAGGTCTCAGCTAGTTTAGTCAGTAAGACATCTCTGCTGATACCGAGTCCAGCATTATTATCAAAGACCATAAAGACCTCGTTCTTTGATAAAATCAAGTGTGCCATCCGGAATCAAGAACTTTGGCTCTATTCCCTGATGCATCATCTCTCTTAGTCCTGTAGATGAAATCGCCATCTGAGGCACATCCACCCACAAAATAGGTAATGAGGTACCTGTTCTAAATCCTGGCCGTTGTACACCAACAAGTTGTACTAAGTCAGCTACCGCTAAGGCATCTTTATGCTGTGATAAACTCGCAATCATATCGCTTCCAGCTATAAAATAAAAATCAGTATCTGTATGCGCTAGAGTTAGTGCTTGTAGGGTTTCAACAAGCGTCTGAGAGGTGTTATTCAGACGAGCCGTGTCAATACCCAAACCAGCATTTCCTTTTAAAGCACGGGATAGCAAACTGATAATCGTGCCAGCCTCATCATCATACTCAGGCATGAAAAGCACACGCTCAAGATTTAACTCTCGACGTACTTGATCTGTAATCACCAAATGCGCGACATGTATCGGCGCAAATTTACCTAAAAAAAGGCCAATTTGACGCCGATTTTCCGTCTTTTGCATATCGAGTTCAACTTTAGTATAAGGTGTGAGAAGTTCAATTCCCATAAAGACTCCTTTGTTGCGTTACGATAACCAACCTAGTATCGAGAAATCCTGCTATAGACCTGGTCCTGCCATCTACCAAATTCACATCTGCAGACAAGACACTTTGACCTGATGACTAGCAGATTAAATGGCTTTAACCTCAAGTGATAACTTGCGGTTCTCACGTTTTTCAGCGACTTTAAAGACAACCAAAATACGACCGATTGTTTGAACAACGTCAAATGACATCTCTTCAATTTCTGCTGCCACATCATTAATATCAGCATCAGAATTTTGTAAAATTGCCACTTTGATTAATTCACGCGCATCCAAAGCTTTACGGATACTCGTTTTGATTTCATTTGTTAATCCACCCTTACCGATTTGGACAATAGGTGTCAAATGGTGTGCTTGTGCACGAAGGTAGCGTTTTTGTTTTCCAGTTAATTCCATGTTTTTCTTTCTGTATGCGCTGTGCGCTAAATTATTAGTGTCACACTTGCCTTAGACAAGCGCTTTTCGAATCAAGACATCAACACCCTCAGGTACCCATGCTGCAACGACCCCACGATTCATGACACGAACCCAACCAAGGCCTGAAAAGACAATATCTGATTTGTCTTTGATTGAGAATTCTTTTCGAACCAGTTTAGGGAAATTAGCCATATCATCTGCTTGAGGTGGTGTCAGTAAACCACCCGCATGTTTTTCATAAAAGGCATCTGCACCCTCGAGCTTAGTTCGATGAATCATTAAGTGATTATCAAAGTAACCTGTCATGCCTTGCTTGTCCCCTTGAATGTAGTCAAGTCTAGCTAGACCACCCATAAATAAGGTTTGACCCGCATTCAGCTGATAGGTCTTTGGTTTAATCTCTTTTTTAGGACTAACCAACTTCAAATCATTTGGCCCAACAAAATGTGCCATTTGATGCCGGTGGATAATTCCGGGCGTATCAACGATAAAACTACCATCATCCAAAGGAATTTCGATTTTATCTAAGGTTGTCCCTGGGAACCGACTCGTCGTAATCACGTCAGCATCACCTGTCGCATTCTTGATGATTGCATTAATCAAGGTTGACTTACCAACATTGGTCACACCAACAACATAAACATCACGACCATGACGATATGTTTCAATCTCTTCCATCAGTTCTGACACATCATCTTCATGATGGGCGCTCGTTAAGACGACATCAACCGGACGAAGTCCTTCTTCATGTGCCCGTTCTCGCAACCAATTTTTAACCTTGCTTGCTTTTACTGATTTTGGTAAAATATCACGCTTGTTACCAACTAGTAAGACATCATTTCCTGATACAAACCGATGAAGACCAGGAATAACTGACCCATTAAAGTCAAAGATGTCAATCACGTTGACAACTAAAGCATCGGTATTCCCTACTTCTGTCAGTAATCTTAAAAACTCATCATCGCTGATGTTGACACCAGCAATTTCATTGTAGTGACGAAGACGGAAACAACGTTGACAATATAGTTCGCCAGTTTCAAGTCCTTTGTCCAAAGCTGATTTTGGGGTATAGCCCATCGCTTCTTTATCTTCAGTCTGCATCTCTGCACCACAGCCAATACAACGTAACGCTTCTGCTGTTGCTAAATCGTGTTCTGCCACTCAGGTTCTCCGTGTTTTTCTATCAATTTCCGCCACACACGACGCTCGCGTGCCCGATTAAATTTCGTATTCCAAGCATCTGACTCGACTAGTGGTTTGACTAACACACTACGAATCCCCGCTCTTTTTGCCGCTCTAATATCTGTCATCAGCTGATCACCCACCATGATGACATGCTCTGGTTGTTCATCCACCAGCTTGATTGCTTTTTTTATACCATAATCAAATGGTTTCATGGCACGACTAATGAAAGGTACATCAAATCGCTCCACAGCAAGCCTCACCCTATCATGGTTATTATTTGACACAACGATAACCTTGATGTTGGTTGCTTTCATCTCCGCAAGCCAGTCACGCATCTCCTGTGTACCATCTGGATTATTCCAGGCAGTTAAGGTATTATCCAAGTCAACTAGGACAGCATGAATTTGATGGCGCTTCAAACTTTCAGCAGTCAGCTGATAAGCAGCCGACAATAAAAAATCCGGTCTATAATTTTCAATGCTCATGCTTTATATTATAACATAAAAGCGCGTCTTCGTCTGACGCGCTTTTATAAAATGGCGATTTATGAGCAATTAGGCGAACTCTTAAACTCAATCCTTATGTTTTCCTAACTTTTTTCATTTTGACAATAAAGAAATACGTTCTCGCCCATAGGTCCCTTTTGCTATTAGGTCTACAAGCCCTAGCGCATAGTCTGCATAGCTAATGTGACTCTCACCAGCTTGATTGGTTTCAAATAGTTCACCTGCAACTTGATAGTCTCCTGTTTTTTCACCCTCAGCATCAAAAAGGGCTGCTGGGCTCACATAAACCCATCTCACATCCTGTCTCTGTCTTAATGCTGCTAACCCTTTTGCCATACTAGTCGCTAATGGCTTGTAGGCTGCTGGGAAGTCGAGCGTGTCTTGTAACTGTCTGGTATGTGTTTCATCCATATACAAGCTACCAGCACCACCCACGACAAATAAGGCAATCTCAGTCCCACTGAGTATATCAGCTAAGTGTTTGAGAGATGTTTCATGCTTCACTAGATCCTCAGGAGACCAAAAACCAACAGCATCAACTACCGCATCAAATCCTGCTAAATCTGATGCAGTCAACTCAAAGATATCTTTTTTCAAGACAGCTTGTGCTAGCGTTTTATTCTCGTTGCGAACAACTGCAGTGACTGACATCCCTTTGTCAACTGCTTCTTGCGTAATCAAAGAACCTGTTTTACCATTTGCTGCGATAACTGCAATTTTCATCTTAAATCCTCCTACATACTACTAGGATATAGCTAATGATATAAAAAGCCAAGTAATTCGTCCATAACCGTAATTTATAAACTAGAACTTTTAGCTGTTGACATAAAAAAAACACTAGGCAAGCCTAATGTTTTCATATCTGTTATTTCTTGTCAAATTTTTCTTTGACATCTTCAATAACATCTTCAGCTTTCTCTTTGGCGTCCGCAGCAACTTCTTTAACTTTACCGATTGCTTGGTCTAGCATGCCTTCAGCCTTTTGCTTGTCATTACCAGTAACAGTACCTGCAACATCTTTTGCTTTGCCTTTGAGTTTGTCCGTAAGTCCATTGTCTACCATAGTAAGCGCTCCTTTTTCCTTTTGATATCTTCATTTAATCACATTTGTTTAACATAATCAAGTAAAAAGGGTTACGCTTACATCTTTCATCTCATTTTAACCTTAAAACATCCTTCAACTTTAGCATTATCATACTTTTGTCCTAAATCATGACCATGTCACCTATCAAAAAAAGCAAGGTGCACATCACAAATGTATCCCTTGCTTTTCTAGCTTATTTAAATTCTTTTTTCAATTTATCGAAGAAGCCTTCTGGTTTTTGACTCGTGACCGTATGGCCACTTGCTTTAGCGAATGCTTGTAATGCGTCTCTTTGTGCATCATTTAATTTCTTAGGTGTCACGATATTGACGATGACGTGTTGATCACCATTACCAGTCCCTCTAAGTTTTGGTGCCCCTTTACCTCGTAAACGGAAATTTTGACCCGTTTGTGTCCCAGCAGGGACTTTTAGTTTGACAGTGCCATGGACAGTTGGGATTTCAACTTCATCACCAAGTGCTGCCTGAACAAATTCTAGTGGCATTTCATAGAAAATTTCGGCGCCATCACGTTCAAATTGTTTTGAGGCCGCGACATTAAAGATCACGTAAAGATCGCCATAAGGGCCACCATTTTTACCCGCATCTCCGCCACCGTTCATGCGCATTTGTTGACCAGTTTCAACACCAGCAGGGACTTTAACCTTGATTTTGTGTAGTTGTTTTTCATGACCAGACCCATGACAAGTTGGACATTTTTCTTTAATTTCTTTACCAGTACCGTGACAAACATCACAGGTAGCAGTTGTCATCACACGGCCCAGAGGCGTATCACGCGCGACTTGCACCTGACCATGACCGCCACACTTATGACAAGTTTCGGCTTTTGTACCCGGTTTAGCACCATCGCCATGACAGGTGTGACATGCTTGATCCCGATTATAGCTAACTTCTTTTTCAACACCAAAAATCGCCTCTTCAAATTTAAGGTTGACACGGTATTGTAAATCTTCACCTTGACGTGGTGCAGTCGGATTGCTTTGTCCACCGCCGCCACCAAAAAATGATGAGAAGATGTCGTCAAAGCCACCAAAACCGCCGCCACCACCAAAGCCGCTAAAGCCACCAGCGCCACCGAAACCACCGCCGTTAGCTCCTGCTGCACCATACTGATCATAGGCTGCACGATTTTGCGCATCGCCTAGTGTTTCATAGGCTTCTTGTACTTCCTTATACTTATCTTCTGCACCTGCATCCTTGTTAATATCTGGATGATATTGTTTTGACAACTTACGGTACGCTTTTTTAATTTCATCTTGGCTAGCTGACTGACTAACCCCTAGACGCTCATAATATTCTGTGTTATTCATGTGAGAAGAAACCTCTTTTATTTTTTTAAATTTTTAGTGTAAGTCTATTTTACCATGTTTGACCAATTTTGACAAAAAAATTAGCACTCTTTTTTTAGAGTGCTAATTTACTATTTTATAACCAATCGCCTGACATCCTTATTCAGAACTAGCTTGGCAAAAATGATTGGTATACCGACAATCAAGCCGATTAATAAGCCAATATCTAATGGTGTACTAATAAACCTACTAGGTAAGAAAAATGTTAAAACAAAATCCAGGATGACTAATACTAAAATACCACTGTAAAACGGAAGTCGTAACTTATCTAACTTAATATAAAAAGTATCTTGTTCAAGTGAATAGTGCTTATGCAAGATCATGATAATCGGCAAAAGTATCACCAATAAAATCAAGAAATAAACTGGATAAGCGATCGATTTTAGGAAGGCATTTAGAGATGGCATCTTTAACAGAGAGACTATATTGCTCCCAGCTAGTAGGCAAGCTGGTACCCCTAAAAATAGCGTTAAGAGTTTATAAATCGGTTTTCCGACTAGGGCATTGACAAAGCTGATTAATAGGACCATACCAAGTGAGATAGATAGGCTATTGCCACCTTGCACCAGTAAATCTTTCCAGGGTATTGTAATATACTGACCTGGTATAAATAGGGTACGCGTGAGGTGGGTGATCACTGACAAAACAGTAATCATCGCTAGTGGAATACCCGCCCAATAAATAAACTGAACAAGATTTAAGCGATTCACCTCACCTGTTCGCCCTTTGATAAAGGCGGTCACCTTGGTCAGCTGATCCACGATCAGTAAGATGCCATATAGTGCAGCAAAGGCCAGACAGATATTGAGGCCCATTAACCCGATTTTATTGATTGAAACCTGTTCTGTATACTGACCATTCTCACCGACTGAAGGGATATATCTTAGTACAGCGGTTGAAAAATAAGGGTCGCTCCTATAATTTCGCTGGTCCTCACTATAGTAGCTCAACAGATCTGTTTTTAAGGCATCATAAGTCAATGGCGCAAACTGATAAATAGTTTTAGCCAAAATAGGTTCACTACTATCTCGTGGTAGCGTTCTTACCATGCTAATCGTTTCGAGATAACGTTGATAGTCATTTGGGAAGTCCTGTGCATAGACATCGGCTTTGGGATGCGTTTTGAGATAAGTTCTCGTCTTCTGATAGGCTGCTTTACTTGTAGACTGTACAACGATTTTTTCCCACCTATGCCACTGAACACTATCGTTAGCCATACTTGTTAAACCAGCTACGATGATTAAGGCATATAAGCCAATTAGCCAACTTTTCCGTAGTTTGAAGTATACTTTCATTATGTTTTTCATCTGCCTTACCCCAATTCCTTTCTAAAAATATCCTCTGTTGTCACCTGTAAAATCTCGACAAACCGATAGGTTGTCGTATCGGTAAAGATAGCTGGTATCAAGGACTCTGAAATCAAGGCAACATAGACGCGTCCACGCTTTTCTAAAATCGTAGCAACATCAAGTAGATTTGAAGCAAGGGTATCTCCTTCATAAACAAATTGAATTTTAACAATGTCTGACTCACAAACTTGTTCCGTAATCTGCGTCCCCTTAATTAATAACAGGCGATCCGCTAGGCTATCAAGTTCTGCTAAATTATGTGTGGCAATCATGGCACTTCTACCTGCATCAACCAACTCAAGTAACATCTTTTTGAAATAATCTTTTACAAAGATATCTAAGCCGTCTAAGGGCTCATCAAAGAGTAGATAGGTTGCTTGACTTGCTATCCCTGCAGCTAGATAGACCAAGGCTTTTTGACCTTTTGAAAAAGTTGAAATCGTTTTATCCGTGGGCAAATTCTGTGAGGATAGAATCATCATAAACTGGTCCTGGTCAAATTCGGGGTAGAACATCGTCAGCACGTCTATGACTGTCGTCGCATGATAGGCGGACATCCAGTTTGATAAGGTGTCTACATAGAAAACAGAGGCTCGACCTTTTTCTCCTAGTAAAATTTCCCCATTATCTGCTAGCATCTCACCTGCAATCAGTCGCATTAACGTGGTCTTACCAGCACCATTCCGACCAACTAGCCCGATGACACTGCCAGCTGTCATCTCAAAAGACACAGCCTCTAAGATCATTTTACCTGCAATCGCTTTACTTACATCCTTAACTTGTAATGTCATGATAAACTCCTTTTGCTAACGCTATGATGCTAGATTCTTCAATATGATGATCTCGCATCTCCCTCACCAAAGTCAAATAGGCTGCCTTTAGTTCTGTCACATGAAAGGCCTGTAATTTTGCTGCATCATCACTGATAAAGTTACCCTTACTAGGTATTGAAGTAAGCACCCCCTCGTTTTCTAATGTCTTATAAACTTTGACAGCCGTATTCGGATTAATCTGCTTTTCCAAGGCGAAATTACGTACACTGGGTAATTTATCACCAGGTTTTAAAATGCCAGCTGCAATATCACTTTTAATTTCATTGGCCAACTGCTCATATATTGCGAGTTTATTCATGATTCTCCTTCCAATCCGTATCTATTGTACTATTATAAATAGTACACTTATTTTTGTCAAGTATTCCTTAATATTAGATAAAATAAAAAAACCATCATCGCTCATGATTTTTTCATTTTTTTATGGATAGGTGCTGCAACTACTGTAAATAAAAAGGTTAAAAGTGTGATAACAAGCGCAGGAATTAGCAAAATAAGTCGAGGCAAATAACCAAAAATCATCGGCTTTTGCGGGCCTTTTATTGCTGCGATTTCGGCATCAAGTCTATCAAATTCTGACTCGATACGACGTGCAACCTCAGCAAGACCATCACTGTCTAACTTCTTGATATCTGAGATATCAATCGGGTTACCGAAATTCATATCAACTCGTTCTCGTTTAGCTAATCCTTTGAAAGTCATCGGTCCTTGATAGACAGCAGGCATAATCCGTACCTTGGCCATTTTTGCAATGACCGCAACACCACCCTTTACATCTTTCGAGTGGCGTGACCCAGAAGGAAACATAATGAGTGAGCGATTTGATGTTTTCAAAATTTTAGTTGGATACTTGATTGTACTAGGTCCAGGATGTTCGCGATCAATCGGAAATGCACCACACTTTTCAATCCAATACCCAAAGAAAGGATTTTTAAACAATTCCTTTTTAGCCATAAAAATAAACTCTTTTGGCTTAGTAGCAAAGGCCAAATAAACGGGATCCCACCAAGTTCTATGGGGGGCAACTAGAATATAATTCTCAGTTTTATCCAATATTTTTTCTGTGTTATGATAATGGGCATTCCCATTTAACATCCATAACAGAAAAGTGACAAAATTTCTAAGGTAGGTATAAAACATATTTTTTTCCTTTATGATAGTTTGGCTAGGCGTTACGATGTCTAATTTACAATAAAAAAAAATAGACTAGTAAGTCTATTTTACCATATTTAGTTGAGGTTGACCCTATACTTATCTGACCAACTTATTTTCTGTGACATGAATATCGTCCACTTCAAATCCAGCTGTTTTAAAAATAGCTTCAATCTCTGCCGTACTAAGCTTACCGATCAATTGGAATTCAACAGCAGATTTTTTATTTTCAGTATTAATCTGGATGATACTTCTCACATCGAGCAGATGCTCTGCCAACAATTCTGCTACTTTTGCCAATGACCCTACTGTATCTGGCATCAAAAGCCGCACATGCACGCCAGCTTCACCGTAACCTGCTACTCTGAGAAAGGCACCAAAAACATCTTTATCCGTAATCAAACCGCTGATCTGATCATTATCAACAACAGGCAAGACACCGACATTATGTTGCCGCATTTGATAAACGGCATCCTCTAGCGTCGCGTATTTTGAGATTGTTAGGACATCACGAATCATGACTTCACCAACGGTTGTCTTGTTAAGCAAATAATTCATCTCATAAACTGATAAAGAAGTCGCCACTGAAGGACTCGCTTTCTCAATCGTTCCAGCAGTGACTAGTCCAACTAACTTGTCATCCGCAATAACTGGTAATCTATGGATACCTTGTTCCTTCATGATATCCGCAGCCTTGGCTATCTTAGTCGTTGGTGAGACATAGATAACTTTTTTAGTCATAAAATCTTTCACTGCCATAATCAATTCCCCCGATTTCTGTTAACGTCACCTTATTTTAACATGATAGCCTCATAAAATCACGTCAGAAGCTATCGCTAAATCATATGAACGATTAACCGCCAAGATAAGCTTTTCGGACATCGTCAGAAGCTAGTAGTTCTTTACCTGTGCCAGATAAAATAACTTTTCCAGTTTCTAAGACATAACCACGATCAGCAATAGATAAGGCCATATTGGCATTCTGCTCAATCAAGAGAACAGTCGTCCCTTGTTTTTGAATATCCTTGATGATCTCAAAGATTTCTTGAATAAAGATTGGTGCTAGCCCCATTGAAGGTTCATCCAATAACAAGAGTTTAGGTTGACTCATCAAGGCACGCCCCATGGCAAGCATTTGTTGTTCCCCACCAGATAAAGTCGCGGCATCTTGCCCTTTACGCTCTTCTAAACGCGGAAAACGTGCAAAAATTTTCTTCAAATTTTGTGCATTCTCCTCACGATTTTTACGTAAAAAAGCCCCCATCTCCAAGTTTTCCATAACAGTCAAGCCAGGAAAGACATGACGGCCTTCTGGTACCTGTGATAAGCCACTCGCTACGATCTTTTGAGCTGGCGTTTTATGAATATCTTTTCCTTCAAATTGAATCGTCCCATTTGAAGGTCGAACTAGACCTGAAATCGTTCGTAGAATAGATGTTTTACCAGCACCGTTTGCCCCGATAAGCGAGACAACTTCACCCTCATTGACTTCAAAAGAAACGTCACGAACAGCTTGAATGACACCATAATGCACATCAAGATTATTAATAGTTAACATCACCATTATGCTTCTCCTCCCAAATAAGCTTCGATAACACGCTTATTGTTTTTGATTTCATCTGGCGTACCATGTGCAATCAAACGACCATATTCTAAAACATAGATCCGTTCGGTCACATTCATGACAAGACTCATATCATGTTCAATCAATAGAATCGTGATGTTAAACTGTTGTTGAATTTGCTTGATAAGCGCCGTTAATTCTGCCGTTTCTTGCGGATTCATCCCCGCAGCAGGTTCATCCAAGAATAAAATCTTTGGTTTCGTCGCAAGCGCACGCACAATCTCCAAACGACGTTGTTCACCGTATGGTAAATTTTTTGCCAAGCTAGCTTGCTTGACATCTAAATCAAAGATAGCGAGTAGCTCTAAAGCTTCTTTTTTCATCTCTGCTTCTTGCTTATAATAAGCAGGCAAGCGGAAAAATGATGCAAAAAGACGGGATTTTTTTCTTGTTCCCATGGCAATCAAGACATTATCCAAGACAGTCAAGTTTTTAAATAGACGAATGTTTTGGAAAGTACGGGATAAACCAGCAGCAGCAATTTTATAAGTCGACAAGCCATTTAATATATCGCCAGCCAACGTCACTGTACCTTCAGATGGTTCATAGACACCAGTTAACAGATTGAACAACGTTGTTTTACCAGCACCATTTGGCCCGATAAGCCCAACAAGCTCAGACTCACCAAGTTCAAGATTGACATCTCCGACAGCTGTTAAGCCACCAAAGTTTTTTGTAAGATTTTTTACTTCAAGAAGTGCCATTAGTTAGACTCCTTATTTTCTTTTTTATTGAAGAAACGTGAGAGTTTGAACTCCCATGTGCCAAGTAAGCCACCTGGGCGGAAAATCATGACTAAGATCAGGATCAATGAGTAGATGATCATCCGAATCGCCCCAAAATCTTGTAGGAACATATTAAGTAAGCCCAAGATAATTGCGGCAATGATTGTCCCTGTAATTGAGCCTAATCCACCTAGTACAACAATAATCAAGGCATCTACTGATTTCATCCATGTGAAATCTTTAGGTGTTACAGTCCCGATAAAACCAGCATATAGGCTACCCGCAACTGCTGTCACCATGGCACCGATTGTAAAGGCAATGACTTTAACACGTGTCACGTTTACACCCATCGACTCAGATGCAATCTCGTCTTCACGAACTGATAAAGTCGCACGACCTGATGGTGAATTGATAAAATTCAAGATCAAGACAATCACGATAACAGCGAAGATGAAAGTCATCCCCCAGTCAGTAAAGAGGACAATGCCTGATAAACCAGCAGCACCATTTGTTAGGTCCCCACCGTTCATAATCAGGATACGAATAATTTCAGACACACCAAGTGTTGCGATGGCTAGATAGTCACCTTTCAGACGCAAAGTCGGATAACCAACAATAATCGCGACGATACCCGCAACAATTGCCCCAATCAGCATTGACAAGAAAATCGTTCCCCAAGTTGGTGCCATACGAGCTGAGATAATCGCAGACGAATAAGCCCCAATTGCCATAAAACCAGCTGAACCAAATGAGAATTGACCAGTAAAGCCGATGACCAGATTCAGACCAACTGCAACGATCAGGTTTATCCCAATTTGCGTGATGATTTGGGCAACAAATTCATTGATTACACCAGCATTGATAAGCCCGATTAAGATACCATAAATAACAGCAATAATAACGAGCCAGATAATCGATAGTTTTAGATTTTTTTTCATTACCTTACACCTTCTCTTTCACGTTTTTGCCTAGGATACCGGCAGGACGGATTAAAAGAATGATGATCAAGACAGCATAAACCACTGCATCTTTATAGCCTGCTACCCATGATAATTTACCTGGAAGCGACTGAGCAACTGTCTCAAGCAGACCGATAACAATACCGCCAAGCGCAGCACCAGGAATGATCCCAATCCCACCGAGAACTGCTGCAACAAAGGCTTTAAGCCCTGGTGCCATCCCCATAAGTGGATCGATCGAGCCATAATAAAGACCGATTAAGACACCAGCCGCACCAGCAAGCGCTGAACCAAGTGCAAAGGTAAAACTAATCGTCCGATCGACATTTATCCCCATCAGACGTGCCGCATCTGCCTCAACTGAAACAGCACGCATGGCTTTGCCCATTTTTGTCTTTTTAACGATGAGCTGCAATAAAATCATCAAAATAATAGCTGTTACCAGAATCATCAGTTGCACATTTGTGATGGTCACGCTACCCAGTGAATACTTTTCTACGTTAATCGCACTTGGAAATTGACGTGAGGCAGAGCCGACGAAATAAATCATCACGTTTTCAAGCAAGAATGACACACCGATCGCAGTGATCAAGGCTGCTACCTTACTTGACTTACGGAGTGGACGATAGGCCAAAAATTCGATGACCATACCCAATATCGCACAGCCAATCATTGACAAAATTAAGGCGATGAAAAAATTTAAGTGCAGGAAGTTAATAAAATAATAACCCATAAAAGCGCCCATCATATAGACGTCTCCATGCGCAAAGTTGA
Proteins encoded in this region:
- a CDS encoding branched-chain amino acid ABC transporter permease yields the protein MQIIVNGLILGSVYALIALGYTMVYGIIKLINFAHGDVYMMGAFMGYYFINFLHLNFFIALILSMIGCAILGMVIEFLAYRPLRKSSKVAALITAIGVSFLLENVMIYFVGSASRQFPSAINVEKYSLGSVTITNVQLMILVTAIILMILLQLIVKKTKMGKAMRAVSVEADAARLMGINVDRTISFTFALGSALAGAAGVLIGLYYGSIDPLMGMAPGLKAFVAAVLGGIGIIPGAALGGIVIGLLETVAQSLPGKLSWVAGYKDAVVYAVLIIILLIRPAGILGKNVKEKV